TTTAAAAGTTCTTTACAGTATTATGAAAAACTTCAAACATAAGTTACATACATACTATGCCATATGTCTGGTATGATATATGTTCCAAAATTCTCCATCTCCTTTTGTTGACAGGACTCACTTGTCCTTGTTGAAAATGAAGGTTACTACGATATTATTTATAATAGTACAGATGTTATTATAAGTGTTGGAAACCTTGGCGGGATGTGGTTTGGTAAGAGTAATGCTGCATTGACCGGTGAATACTTAAACATAATAAAGCAGACTATTTCAAAAGAAAGAGAAGTACATAGTTTTGTAAACCTCCTTAAAAGACTGGGCCTGGTGGCACTTATTATTGTCCTGCTGGTGATCGTCGTGTGGTTTGTGAATATTGTCTTCCGCCGGTTTACAGGTTTTATTTCTTTAAATGAGGACAAGTATTTACTTTTTTATCTAAGTAAGTAATAATTAAAATATATATGGCTTTTGTAAATAAAATATTATTATTTAAATTATAATATGTAAAGTGTTATATTATTAATATATTTAGCCTGACATATTCGTTTTGAGCACTTGCCAATGTATTTATTTTACCTGCCAGGTTAATGACCAGGTATTCATTTTTCAGCTCTTCTCTTATTTGTTTTAAAATCTGGTAATAACACCTGCAAACTGTTTTCACTTTACAAACTATTTTAGCATTATGTCCTTTATTTCGAATGTATTAGCGCCACCCAGTTACGGATGGAAGACAAGCGATGGAGCGCTGGTAAAACCTACAATCAAACAGTTATTCACCGAATTTTTTAGCAGGATCAATGTGATTGCCTCCAGAAAAAATTGGTTGCCTTTTTTTTCATGGTTTAGTACCTTAAGTCTTTTGCCATTCTTTTCCCTTTTTATCTGGAAAGAAATAAATGATTTTAATGCCTGGTACCTGTTAATTGCTTTTGTGTATGGAATGATTTTCATGGGTACGCATGGAACAATCTGGTATCATCGTTATGGAACACACCAGGCGTATACTTTCAGTAATAAATTCTGGCGTTTTTTTACTGCGAATCTTGTATTTAAATTAATACCGGAAGAATTGTACATCGTATCTCATCATGTGCACCATGCTTTGTCCGACGAGCCGGGAGATCCTTACAATGCGGAGGGCGGCTTTTTATATTGCTTTCTGGCAGATGCTAATCATCAGCCTATTGCTAAGGACCTCAGTAAAGAAGATTATGAAAAGGCAGCAGCGATGTTGAGTCATACGGGTGTTAAAGCTAATAGTTATGAGGCATATCAGAAATGGGGGTCTATTGCACATCCTTTAAATACAGTATTGGCCTCTTATTGTAATCTGGCATTCTGGTTAACAGCTTTCTATTTTATTGGAGGTTTTTATTTAGTGCTGGCTACACTGGCAGGTACTTTTATATGGGGATTGGGCGTGAGGACATTTAATTATGAAGGACATGCGAAAGGTGAAACGAAACATGTATCGGGCTTTGATTTCAACCATAAAGATAAATCTATAAATCAGTGGTGGCCTGGTATTGTGGCTGGTGAATGGCATAATAATCATCACCTTTATCCAGCCAGCGCAAGATCAGGATTCCTGAGGGGGCAGATTGATTTTGCCTGGTATTATATCAGGACCTTAAAATTTATTGGAGGTGTTAATTCCTGCAGGGATGCAAAAGCGCAATTCTTGGAAACTCACAGGAAACCTTATTTGGAACAACGGCAGTTGAAACAAGTACCGGTTCCTGTTGTCAGATAAAGTATGATAGAGGCTGTATCATAAGTCCGATACAGCCTCTTTTCTGAAAAAGGTTTTCATTCCCGTTGGTGAATTCCCTCTTTCATGATTGTTTCCATTCGTATCCCTGATGGGGTCGGGTACCCGTTTAAGCAATTCTCTGCCGTTATTTTTATTTATGAGCCAACCTCTTTTTTATCTCTTTAAAGAATGTCTAAGAAGCTCCAGGAGACTGAAATAGATAAATAAAGTTCATCATTCAATACCCCATAGCCCCAACAAACTTCCTAATAAATCATATTCTTTAAATAACTTCGCAAGTTACTGCCTCCCATGAGACAGACCAGGAATTACATTAACAGGTCATAGTGAGATCGTAATATGAAAAATATTGTTACAATTAACGATGTTCATCAGCAATTTGCGGATTTCTTCGATATACCGGGTTTAAAGCCCTTCATTTACCTTTTATCGAAAAAACTGGGAGAAGGACATATCTGCTTAGACCTTCGTAAAATTGATGCAAATCAAAACGATTTACCTGTTTCTTACACAGCTCCACTCAATACCGCCTCGCTGAAAGATTGCCACCTGGTAGGTTCCGGTGACGTCGTTAACAAACCTTTTGTGCTTTATAACGACCGCCTGTATTTTCAACGATACTTCAGGTATGAAACCAATTTCATACGCTATATCAATGCCTTCCTGGAAGCAGAAAAAGAGTTATTGCCTGATCGTTCCCAAGCACTGCTCGAACACCAGGCACAGGTAAACGAATTATTTCCCGGCGGCGCTATACCCGAAAGCAGCACTGATAAGGTTGACTGGCAATTAGCCGCAGCTATCAGCGGTGTACTGAACAATTTTACCATTATCACTGGCGGCCCGGGAACCGGGAAAACCACCACCGTGGCAAAGATCCTGTCAATTCTATATACAATCGACCCCAGGTTGACAGTAGCCCTGGCTGCACCAACCGGGAAAGCAGCCGCCCGCATGGCTGAAAGCCTTCGCAATGCTGCCGGACAAACCAACCCGGAAACTGCCAAACTATTCCAGGCATTAAATCCGTCTACCATTCACCGCTTGCTAAAACCGATGAATGACTCCCCTTATTTCAAACATAATGAAAACAACCCCCTCAACTTTGATGTCGTCATCGTGGATGAATGTTCAATGATCGACTTAGCCTTATTTTCTAAGCTTTTATCTGCCATCAGACCTACTTCCCGTCTCATTATGCTGGGTGACAAAAACCAGTTG
This window of the Chitinophaga sancti genome carries:
- a CDS encoding fatty acid desaturase family protein, whose product is MSFISNVLAPPSYGWKTSDGALVKPTIKQLFTEFFSRINVIASRKNWLPFFSWFSTLSLLPFFSLFIWKEINDFNAWYLLIAFVYGMIFMGTHGTIWYHRYGTHQAYTFSNKFWRFFTANLVFKLIPEELYIVSHHVHHALSDEPGDPYNAEGGFLYCFLADANHQPIAKDLSKEDYEKAAAMLSHTGVKANSYEAYQKWGSIAHPLNTVLASYCNLAFWLTAFYFIGGFYLVLATLAGTFIWGLGVRTFNYEGHAKGETKHVSGFDFNHKDKSINQWWPGIVAGEWHNNHHLYPASARSGFLRGQIDFAWYYIRTLKFIGGVNSCRDAKAQFLETHRKPYLEQRQLKQVPVPVVR